The stretch of DNA AATAGCTTTTGACATTCTCTCGGATTATCTGGTAGTTCGTTAAGGTCTAGTTTAGTTAATAATTCAAAATAATCTTTTAAGAGGCTATCTGGAGTTTTTTCTAGCTTGGAATACATCGACAGAGCATTTTCTTTTAGTCCCACGTAGTTACCCAAAGATTTAGACATTTTTTGCACGCCATCCGTACCCAACAAAATTGGTAACAGCAAACCAAACTGGGTACTTTTACCAAAATATCTTTGTAAATCTCTACCGACGGCAATATTAAACTTTTGATCCGTTCCCCCTAGTTCTACATCTGCTGCTACAGCCACTGAGTCATAACCCTGCATCAAAGGATAAAGAAATTCATGGAGAAAAATTGGTTTTTCCTGTCCATAGCGTTCGGCAAAACCTTCTTTCGCTAGCATCTGTCCGACAGTCATCGTCGCTAATAGTTCTTGTATCTGCGCCAAATCGAGTTTGCCCAACCATTCAGAGTTGTAGCGAATTTCCAGCCGTTCGGGGTTGTCGAAATCTAAAATTGGGCGCAGTTGGTCTAAATAACTTTGGGCATTGGCTTTTACCTGTTCTGCTGTTAACTGACGACGCACCTCTGATTTACCAGTAGGATCGCCAATTTGTGCCGTAAAATCGCCAATAATTACTACTGCCGTATGCCCTACATCTTGAAATGCCCGCAACTTGCGAAAGGGGATACTATGACCGAGATGAATATCCGTTCCCGTAGGATCGATGCCCAACTTGACTCGTAAGGGGCGATCGCTCTTAATAATTCGCTGCGCCAGGTTTTCATCGAGATTATCGGAGTCGGGACGATCTGGAAAAATTTCACTCGTACCCCGATATAGCCAATCTAAATTTGAGGCGTTCTTAGCTTGCTCTACGTTTTTAGGGGTCGAATCTTCCAACGAATGCTCTACTTTTGGCAATGCAGATCCTTCAATAATTTTATTTGCTGCGGAAAATGGCATCTTTGTTATCTTTTTCCAGTCAAACCATTAATTGAAGGTATCAAAAAAGCTAGGGTTTATCAAATATATCTGCGGGCGATCGCTACAAGTGCCAATTCCTGAATAATTATCGCTCTTAATTTTTGAATTAGCTGTTTTGGAAACGAGAAACACTAATGCAGAAAAAGAGATCGTTAACGTCAATTGGGTTTAAATTTGTTTTTACTGGCAAACTATAGGCGTTTGTCGCTAAATTAATCATTGAGTTTAAACATAGTATAGTAACCAAAAGTTAATAGCTACAGCTAATTTCAGTAAACTCGCGCTCAGTGCTAATCCGATATTGAGCCGTACTCTATCGCAAACTAGTGTAAACGTTCGATCCTATTCGCTACAGCTTATAAATAAACTATCAACTACAAAATCATGGCATCTTTGCGGGATATAGTTGGTTACTTTGGCAAATATAGAGCGATCGCTATTTTTAGTATTGCCGCTTCTGGATTATTTGAAATTATCGATCTTATCGTTCCTTATGCGATCGGGCAAATTCTCAATGTTCTTTCTGCCCAACCTGTAGATAAACCAGTACAATTTTTAATCGATCGCGCTGCTCTTATTAGCAACTTAGACACCAAACCACTGTCTTTGGTTGTTTTACTCGGCATAATTTTTATCGTCACCGTAGTGAGATCGCCCATTCAGCCCTGGATCGGTTCTTGGTATCACTGGCTAATTGCTTTAAAAGCCAGACGAGACAGCTTTTATAACGTAGTTGCCAAAATTCTTACTCTACCACTAGGATTTTATGACGAAAACAACCCAGGACGCATTGCAGGTAGAATTTCCAGAGGTATAGAAAATCACACCTGGACGTATCCCGAAATTGCAGGTCAGTTATTACCCAAGTTAGCGCGGATTTTGGGTATTTTTGTGATGATTTTGTTTATCGATGGCCCGATTGCGATCGCTTTTTTAATTTCTTTTGTGGCAATTCTCCTTTATAGCCTCAAGCGTCTGAAGATACTGATTGAAAAAGAAGAATTACTAGAAAAACATCAGGAAAGCACTGAAAGCCGTACCTCAGAAATTATTACCAATATTAAAACCGTCAAAGCTTTTGCCAGTGAAGCACGTGAATTACAACGCCAGCAGCGAAGATTTGAGCGTGAATATAAATACGTTACCTATCGCATTCATAAAGGTTATGTAGTTTTGGCGACGCAATTGCGAACCAGTATTCAAAGTTGTGTATTTGTAATTTTGCTATTTACTCTTATTGCTACCGTTAGAGGCAATATTTCTCTGGGTCATTTTATTACCACGCTAACGATTTCTAGTATGGCTTATGCCGAACTCGAACCTATTACTTTATTGTCAGAAACTTTTGCCCGTCGTTCGGCAGCAATGAAGCGGTTTCACGATTTTATGCAGCTTCCTGTTGGGACTGATGCCGCTAGTTTAGTATCAGAAGACGTTAGCGATAATCCCTACAAATTTACGGGCAAGCTAGAATTTTCTCATCTCAGCTTTGGTTACGAGCCTCAGCAGCCAATTCTTAAAGAGATCGATTTGCTAATAGAACCATATCAAACTGTAGCTCTAGTCGGTCGTTCTGGTTCGGGAAAATCAACTCTAATTAAATTGCTATTTCGTTATTTTGAACCAGATTGTGGGCGCATCCTTATCGATGGTGAAGATATTCGTAGTTTAGATACTGCTCGTTATCGTCGCCGTTTGGCAATTGTCCATCAAGATGTAGATATTTTTAACGGTACGCTACTTAGTAACCTCACCTATGGCAATCCTACTGTTAGCTGGCAAGAAGTAGAAAGAACCTGTCAAATTGCTAGAGTCAGCGAATTTATCGATCGCTTGCCTCAAAAATACTTTACTGTAGTAGGCGAAAGAGGGGTACGACTTTCAGGTGGACAAAAACAGCGTTTGGGTATTGCTAGGGCTTTACTTGTCGATCCCGATATTTTAGTCTTTGATGAAGCTACTTCCAGTCTAGATTACGAGTCGGAGCGATCGATTCAACTGGCAATGCGATCTATTTTAGGAACTCGCACTACGATTATTATTGCCCATCGCCTCAGTACGGTTCGCGAAGCCGATAAAATTGTCGTTTTAGATGCAGGGCGAATTGTAGAAGTCGGTAGCCATCAAGAATTATTAAATCGCGGTGGTATATATCATCGACTCAATTCTCTACAAGAAACAGGAGAATTACAGTAAAGTCAATTTTAGTTGAGGTTTTGAATTATTTATTTGGAAATTCTTTTGCAGAATGCGCTCGTTAATTGTCTAATACTAAATCTGATTGATACAAGTCACAATCATAATTCTTCAAGTCCCCCATTGTTGGGGGATTTAGGGGGCGATTAAAAGTAACCTCTACGAACGGGATTTAGTATAAAATTACTATGAAAATTATTGTTTGTCCTGGGATACATCCCACTCAACTGACTGACAGTTTTATCGATAAATTGCAGCCAACAAACCACCAGCTATTAGACATACTAGTTTTTCCTACAGAGCGATATTCAGCATATTCGGCTATAGACCTCGAACGCTGGCTAAAACAATGCCAACTATCTCCTCAAAATGCTCCTCCGTTATTTTTTATTGCTTTTAGTGCGGGAGTAGTAGGCGGTATTGGTGCAGCACTGGCATGGCAACTTCAAGGAGGCAAAGTTAAAGCTTTCGTAGCGATCGACGGTTGGGGAGTTCCTTTGGTTGCTAATTTTCCTGTCTATCGTCTCAGTCACGACTATTTTACGCACTGGAGTTCGGCTTTGTTAGGTAAGGGAAAAGAGAGTTTTTATGCCGATCCTGACGTAGAACACTTAGAATTATGGCGATCGCCAGATCGATGTTGGGGTTGGCGAGTAGTTAGTTCTGGATTGAAAACTCGCTGCACTGCCGCTGAATATTTGCAGTTTATATTACAGCCAAAAAACAATATAGATTTTTAATCCACAAATGTCATCAAAATTTAAGATTTTTCGATTCTTTAGACAGGTCAAAAAGCGATCGCCCGTAAAATCGATCGCCTACCGCTACTAAGATTTGCCTTGTAGACATTAATTGAAAATTAATTTAAACTAAAAGATTCTAGTATAGCGATCGGTATACTAGAGCATTGCATCATAGACAACAAAACTTAAAATAATAATAACAAAGCAAGTAATTACGGTTAGCAAGAGTGGTTTCTACAAGTATTCCCAAAAGTCCACAATCTATCGATCTGCCTCAACGACGTACTGGTGCATTTGCCCTCATTGATAGTCTGCGCCGACACGGAGTCAAACACGTTTTTGGTTATCCAGGCGGTGCTATACTGCCAATTTACGACGAACTTTATCGTGCCGAAGCTAGAGGAGAAATTTCACATATTTTAGTCAGACACGAGCAGGCTGCGGCTCATGCTGCTGATGGCTATGCTCGTGCTACGGGTAAAGTAGGTGTTTGTTTTGCTACTTCAGGTCCTGGGGCGACTAATTTAGTAACGGGTATCGCTACGGCTCACATGGATTCAATTCCTATGGTGGCAATTACGGGACAGGTGGGTCGGGCAGCGATCGGCACCGATGCTTTCCAGGAAACAGATATTTTTGGGATTACTTTACCCATTGTTAAAAACTCTTATGTAGTTCGTCATGCTGAAGATATGGCGCAAACTATTGCCGAAGCTTTTCATATTGCTAGTACGGGTCGTCCTGGTCCAGTATTAGTTGATATTCCCAAAGATGTCGGACTGGAAAAATTTGATTATGTGCCAGTAGCTCCAGGTAAAATTAGATTATCTGGCTATCGTCCTACGGTAAAAGGCAATCCACGTCAAATTAATGCTGCTCTTTCTTTGATTTCAGCAGCAGAAAAACCTTTGCTTTATGTAGGTGGTGGTGCAGTTGCTTCTGATGCTCATCCGCAAATTCGCGAACTGGCAGAACGTTTCCAAATTCCTGTAACTACGACTCTAATGGGACTAGGAGCCTTTGACGAACATCATTCATTATCTGTAGGAATGTTGGGAATGCACGGTACGGCTTACGCTAACTTTGCTGTTAGCGAATGCGACTTATTACTTGCCGTAGGAGCGAGATTTGACGATCGCGTTACTGGTAAGCTAGATGAATTTGCCTCTCGTGCCAAAGTGATTCATATTGATATCGATCCTGCCGAAGTAGGTAAAAATCGCACTCCTGAAGTACCTATTGTAGGAGATGTGCGACAAGTATTAGAGCAAATGCTGGAAAGGGCTAGGGAATCGGACTATTTGACAGACACAAACCGTACTCGTCCCTGGTTGCAACGCATTGCTAACTGGCGAAAAGATTATCCCTTAACTGCCCCTCGACCAGAAGCTGGCATTTCACCTCAAGAAGTAATTGTCGAAATTGGTCGTCAAGCACCCCGCGCCTATTACACTACAGATGTCGGACAGCATCAGATGTGGGCGGCACAGTTTCTAAAAAATGGTCCTCGCCGCTGGATTTCTAGCGCGGGTCTGGGGACTATGGGTTATGGCTTACCTGCAGCTATGGGAGCTAAAGTCGCTCTTCCCGAAGAAGAAGTTATCTGTATCAGCGGCGATGCTAGCTTTCAAATGAATCCGCAAGAACTGGCAACTTTAACCCAATTCGGTATTAAAGTTAAAACCGTAATCATTAATAATGGCTGGCAGGGAATGGTACGTCAATGGCAGCAAGCATTTTTTGGCGAACGTTATTCCTCTTCCAATATGGAAATTGGCATGCCTAACTTTGAACTATTGGCGCAAGCCTACGGCATTAAAGGTATGATAATTAGCGATCGCGGCGAGTTAGAGTCTAAAATTGCTGAAATGCTAGCCCATGATGGTTCGGTTTTAGTTGATGTGCGAGTCACCAGAAATGAAAATTGTTATCCAATGATCGCTCCTGGTAAAAACAATGCACAAATGCTCGGACTGCCTAATGCAAATAAATTAGAAGGAGCAAGCACAACTAACAACTGTAATAAGTGTGGTGTAGAAAATGCTGCTAGCCATAACTTTTGTTCTGAATGCGGCACTAAACTATAGCTGCTGTTAGTAGAAGACAATAGCAAAAATTTTTGGGGGAAATTATCAAACAGGTAATTACCCCCTTCTTTATAAAAAAAATAACTTACTAAACTTTCAGGTTGTTAAGTTTCTTACCTGTTTCCTCTATTAAGGATCGGGTTTGGCAGTAATCTAAGATCGGGAAAAAAGATTAAAAAAATGAGTTAGAACAATGCTTAACAAAATTTTATATGCCGACTCTGGAGCCGATAATGCCAGAGATATGCTAAAAATTCTTCTAGATCTACCAGCATTGAAAAAATCAGAAGTATCGATTTTACGAGTTGTTTCTTCTACCAGTAAAGAAAAAGAAGCTGCTGACAATTTACAAAGTCAGGAAGAGATTGAAAGTCTCAAAGCAAAATTGAGCCAAGAGTGTAAAGTTAATAGTTTAATTCGTGAAGGCGAACCTAAAACTACAGTCTTGAATGTGGCTAAAGAAACCGATGCCGATCTGATTATTATGGGTTCGCGTGGTTTAGGTAAGTTGCAGTCAATCTTGAGCAATTCTATTAGTCAATACGTATTTCAGTTGACCGATCGCCCGATGTTGTTAGTCAAAGACGACATTTACGTTAAGCGATTGAAAAGAGTAGCGATCGCTCTAGATAAATCTCCAGCCTCTCAGTATGCTCTCGATATGGGGTTATTTTTGTTACAAGGTTATCGAGATGCAGAAATAGTTTTGATGCGGGTTAATCCCGACCTCGAACCAAATTTAGCTATGTCTAAAGAGGAAATGGAGCATAATCCAATTCTCGCTCCTGCTGTAGCTAAGGTAAAAGCTAGAGGTCTTGACTATCGCTGTATCGTTACGGGCGGTAGACCTTCTGTAAAAATTTGTAATTTGGTAGCTGAAAACAATATTGACTTACTTATTTTGGGTTCTCCCGAACGCCGACCTTCAGTAGCCAAAAATCTACCAGATCTCGAACGTTTATTAGGTAGTTCTCTATCTGACTACATTAGAATTAAGGCTGACTGTCCCGTACTTCTAGCCAGACAAGAAGAATAAGTAAGTTCGGGCAATTGCGGATATAAAATTTAAGTTAATTTGACGAGGCAGTAAGAACACAATCGAAATAGACGAAAATACAGCTTTTTCGCTTACTTCTAACCTTTTTAACTCAGTTAGAAAAAAATCTACTTGCAACCTTTTGTTTTCTTCTTGCTGCCTTTTCGTATGAAAAGATGATTCCAAGTTTATTAGATTACACTGTCGCTTCAAACAGTAACAAATTTTCTTCGATAATATATACGAGATTAATATTCGAGCAAAAGCTGCCAACTGCTAGTTATGAAAATCATAGATTCTAAAGGTAGATTGTTTAGTAAGGTAAGTATTCTCGATCTCGGTGCTGCTTTAATAATCTTACTAGTCATTATTGGTATTTTTTTCTTTCCTGGCACTCCCGTAACTCAGAGCATAGTCGCTCAAACCAAGTTAAAACCAGTAGAAGTTAAAGTTTTGGTAAGGGGATTGAGCGTAGCCGATTTCGATGGTCTATTAGAAAATTTTGAAACTGACAAAAAATCTAATATTATTATTCGCAATCAGCCTGCGGGAGAAGTGGAAGTTATTGACGTTTCCCCATTGCCAAGAACCACTCCAGTACCACAGCCAGATGGAACAGTAAAAGCTCTTCCCGATCCGCGTCCAGAAATTGCCATGATTCAAGATATGGTCTTAACTTTACAAGGTAGAGCCGAAATCACTAATAATGGTGTTGTTTTAGATAATACTAAAAAAGTGAAAATAGGTACGCCGATTCAGCTTGAAGGCAACATGTATGATTTTAACGGTACTATCATTTCTGTGAATACTGAAGTTTAGTAAATAAATTACGTATGTCAGTTTAAATGGAGGTGTTAACAATTGCCTAAGCTTCGTGTTCGTCAGCATGTCAATCCCCTTACTAAAAAATTTCAACAACCAATATTACTACCAGACTGGAATGAAATTTATTCTCGTTCAAACCGTCCACTTCATTTAGACATTGGCTGTGCTAGAGGTAAATTCTTGCTAAAGTTGGCGCAACTTCACCCAGAAACTAACTTTCTAGGAATTGAAATTCGTCAATCTTTAGTTAATAGTGCCAATCACAAGAAAGCCAAGCTAAATTTGAGCAATTTACATTATCTGTTTGGAAATATCAATAATTCGGCAGTGCCAATCCTAAAATCTTTTGACAACGATGTTTTAAAGTCAGTTACTATTCAATTTCCCGATCCCTGGTTCAAAAACAAACACCACAAACGGCGAGTAGTCCAACCCGATTTAGTTAAGACTCTTTCAGATTATCTAGTTTCGGGCGGAACTATATTTTTACAGTCCGACATTAAAGAAGTAGCTCAAGAAATGTGCGATCGTTTTGCAGCTAATTCTTTGCTGGTTCGCCAACATCAAGGTTGGTTAGAGACTAATCCTTTAGAAGTACCTACTGAAAGAGAACTTTTTGTTCTCGCTCAAAACAAACCTGTGTATCGGACTTTGTTTGCCAAAGCCTAAAAATAATTATTCGCTCGAGCATATTGCTACGTATACGTTTTAGTTGTTAATAAACTAAAAATTGAAAAAAAAATCCTAATTAAGTTGACAAATAAAAATAGAGTAAGTATATTGGTAAATGCGCGGTTGAGAGAGGAACAACTCGAAACCAGCGAAGAACCTAGAAAAATCAATAGTTTGACGAATTTTAAGACACCAAGCCAAAGTTGCTTGAAAAAAACATATACATAGAACGCAAAAGAGCTAAACGATTGACTCGCTCAATGGTGAAGTTCACCATGGAGAGTTTGATCCTGGCTCAGGATGAACGCTGGCGGTATGCCTAACACATGCAAGTCGAACGCTCTTTTATAAGAGAGTGGCGGACGGGTGAGTAACGCGTGAGAATCTGCCTTCAGGATGGGGACAACAGTTGGAAACGACTGCTAATACCCAATATGCCCTTAGGGGTGAAATGTATTTCGCCTGAAGAGGAGCTCGCGTCCGATTAGCTAGTTGGTGGGGTAAGAGCCTACCAAGGCAGCGATCGGTAGCTGGTCTGAGAGGATGAGCAGCCACACTGGGACTGAGACACGGCCCAGACTCCTACGGGAGGCAGCAGTGGGGAATTTTCCGCAATGGGCGAAAGCCTGACGGAGCAATACCGCGTGAGGGAGGAAGGCTTTTGGGTTGTAAACCTCTTTTCTCAAGGAAGAAGCAAGTGACGGTACTTGAGGAATCAGCATCGGCTAACTCCGTGCCAGCAGCCGCGGTAATACGGAGGATGCAAGCGTTATCCGAAATCATTGGGCGTAAAGCGTCCGCAGGTGGCATATCAAGTCTGCTGTCAAAGACTAGAGCTCAACTCTGGAAAGGCAGTGGAAACTGGTAAGCTAGAGTACGGTAGGGGTTGAGGGAATTCCCAGTGTAGCGGTGAAATGCGTAGATATTGGGAAGAACACCAGTGGCGAAGGCGCTCAACTGGGCCGTAACTGACACTCAGGGACGAAAGCTAGGGTAGCGAAAGGGATTAGATACCCCTGTAGTCTTAGCTGTAAACGATGGATACTAGGCGTTGCTTGTATCGACCCGAGCAGTGCCGTAGCCAACGCGTTAAGTATCCCGCCTGGGGAGTACGCACGCAAGTGTGAAACTCAAAGGAATTGACGGGGGCCCGCACAAGCGGTGGAGTATGTGGTTTAATTCGATGCAACGCGAAGAACCTTACCAGGGCTTGACATGTCCGGAACCTGCTGGAAACAGTGGGGTGCCTTCGGGAGCCGGAACACAGGTGGTGCATGGCTGTCGTCAGCTCGTGTCGTGAGATGTTGGGTTAAGTCCCGCAACGAGCGCAACCCTCGTCCTTAGTTGCCAGCATTAAGATGGGCACTTTAGGGAGACTGCCGGTGACAAACCGGAGGAAGGTGGGGATGACGTCAAGTCAGCATGCCCCTTACGTCCTGGGCTACACACGTACTACAATGGTTGGGACAAAGGGCAGCTAACTCGCAAGAGCAAGCGAATCTCAGCAAACCCAGCCTCAGTTCAGATTGCAGGCTGCAACTCGCCTGCATGAAGGAGGAATCGCTAGTAATCGCAGGTCAGCATACTGCGGTGAATTCGTTCCCGGGCCTTGTACACACCGCCCGTCACACCATGGAAGTCGGCCACGCCCGAAGTCGTTACCCTAACCTTTCGAGGAGGGGGATGCCGAAGGCAGGGCTGGTGACTGGGGTGAAGTCGTAACAAGGTAGCCGTACCGGAAGGTGTGGCTGGATCACCTCCTTAAAGGGAGACCGATGGAAAAGCAATAGCAACAAAGCTGTTGCCAGACACCACAAAATCCCCAAGGTCATCAAGCAAGCAGGTGAAGGGTAAAAATTTCGTCAAACTAGATTGGGTTCGCCATTAATAGAAACAAAGGGCTATTAGCTCAGGTGGTTAGAGCGCACCCCTGATAAGGGTGAGGTCCCTGGTTCAAGTCCAGGATGGCCCACCACTAAATTAAGTAAGAAGTAAAAAGTAGAAAGTAATAAGTAAGAAACTTATCAAAGCTACAATTGACTTCTGAAATTTGTGGGGGTATAGCTCAGTTGGTAGAGCGCCTGCTTTGCAAGCAGGATGTCAGCGGTTCAAGTCCGCTTACCTCCACCAGAAACTAGAAAGCCAAGAGTAGCAACGACTAGCACCATCTCTCAAAATAGCTAAAGCGAGAGAGAATGCTGGGGGTTAAACTCAGCAACAGAACCTTGAAAACTGCATAAAACAAAACTAAAGCCAAGTAAAAATTGTCATTAGGTAACAAAAAACTAAGATAAAGTCCAGGTAAGTAAAAATTACCGAGCAAGACCAAATAAATAGGTCAAGCTACAAAGGGCTAACGGTGGATACCTAGGTACACAGAGGCGAAGAAGGACGTGGCGACCGACGAAACACTCCGAGGAGCTGGAAGCAAGCAATGAGTCGGAGGTCTCCGAATGGGGCAACCTATTAGAACGGTCTACCGAATATATAAGTAGATGCGAGCCAACCCAGCAAACTGAAACATCTTAGTAGCTGGAGGAAGAGAAAGCAAAAGCGATTCCCCGAGTAGCGGCGAGCGAAACGGGAGCAGCCTAAACCAACGACTAAGGTTGTTGGGGTAGTGGGACAGCCATCAAGGAAGGAACAAGCTAGACGAAGCAGCTGAAAACTGCACCAGAGAAGGTGAAAGTCCTGTAGTCGAAAGCCGAAGCCACCAGGCTGGATCCCGAGTAGCACGGAGCTCGTGGAATTCCGTGTGAATCAGCGAGGACCACCTCGTAAGGCTAAATACTACTGTGTAACCGATAGCGAAACAGTACCGCGAGGGAAAGGTGAAAAGAACCCCGGCGAGGGGAGTGAAATAGAACATGAAACCGTTAGCCTACAAGCAATGGGAGGACGATTGAACGTCTGACCGTGTGCCTGTTGAAGAATGAGCCGGCGACTTACAGGTAGTGGCAGGTTAAGGAGAAAAAATCCGAAGCCAAAGTGAAAGCGAGCCTGAAGAGGGCGTATTGTCACTAGTTGTAGACCCGAACCTGGGTGATCTAACCATGTCCAGGATGAAGCTTGGGTAAAGCCAAGTGGAGGTCCGAACCGACCGGCGTTGAAAAGCCGGCGGATGAGGTGTGGTTAGGGGTGAAATGCCAATCGAACCCAGAGCTAGCTGGTTCTCCTCGAAATGCGTTTAGGCGCAGCGGTCGAAGAAAAGCGGAGGGGTAAAGCACTGTTTCGCTGCGGGCTGCGAGAGCGGTACCAAAGTGAGGCAAACTCAGAATACTCCGTGAAGTTCGACCAGTGAGACGGTGGGGGATAA from Myxosarcina sp. GI1 encodes:
- a CDS encoding universal stress protein, whose product is MLNKILYADSGADNARDMLKILLDLPALKKSEVSILRVVSSTSKEKEAADNLQSQEEIESLKAKLSQECKVNSLIREGEPKTTVLNVAKETDADLIIMGSRGLGKLQSILSNSISQYVFQLTDRPMLLVKDDIYVKRLKRVAIALDKSPASQYALDMGLFLLQGYRDAEIVLMRVNPDLEPNLAMSKEEMEHNPILAPAVAKVKARGLDYRCIVTGGRPSVKICNLVAENNIDLLILGSPERRPSVAKNLPDLERLLGSSLSDYIRIKADCPVLLARQEE
- a CDS encoding ABC transporter ATP-binding protein, which gives rise to MASLRDIVGYFGKYRAIAIFSIAASGLFEIIDLIVPYAIGQILNVLSAQPVDKPVQFLIDRAALISNLDTKPLSLVVLLGIIFIVTVVRSPIQPWIGSWYHWLIALKARRDSFYNVVAKILTLPLGFYDENNPGRIAGRISRGIENHTWTYPEIAGQLLPKLARILGIFVMILFIDGPIAIAFLISFVAILLYSLKRLKILIEKEELLEKHQESTESRTSEIITNIKTVKAFASEARELQRQQRRFEREYKYVTYRIHKGYVVLATQLRTSIQSCVFVILLFTLIATVRGNISLGHFITTLTISSMAYAELEPITLLSETFARRSAAMKRFHDFMQLPVGTDAASLVSEDVSDNPYKFTGKLEFSHLSFGYEPQQPILKEIDLLIEPYQTVALVGRSGSGKSTLIKLLFRYFEPDCGRILIDGEDIRSLDTARYRRRLAIVHQDVDIFNGTLLSNLTYGNPTVSWQEVERTCQIARVSEFIDRLPQKYFTVVGERGVRLSGGQKQRLGIARALLVDPDILVFDEATSSLDYESERSIQLAMRSILGTRTTIIIAHRLSTVREADKIVVLDAGRIVEVGSHQELLNRGGIYHRLNSLQETGELQ
- a CDS encoding DUF4330 domain-containing protein encodes the protein MKIIDSKGRLFSKVSILDLGAALIILLVIIGIFFFPGTPVTQSIVAQTKLKPVEVKVLVRGLSVADFDGLLENFETDKKSNIIIRNQPAGEVEVIDVSPLPRTTPVPQPDGTVKALPDPRPEIAMIQDMVLTLQGRAEITNNGVVLDNTKKVKIGTPIQLEGNMYDFNGTIISVNTEV
- the tyrS gene encoding tyrosine--tRNA ligase; its protein translation is MPFSAANKIIEGSALPKVEHSLEDSTPKNVEQAKNASNLDWLYRGTSEIFPDRPDSDNLDENLAQRIIKSDRPLRVKLGIDPTGTDIHLGHSIPFRKLRAFQDVGHTAVVIIGDFTAQIGDPTGKSEVRRQLTAEQVKANAQSYLDQLRPILDFDNPERLEIRYNSEWLGKLDLAQIQELLATMTVGQMLAKEGFAERYGQEKPIFLHEFLYPLMQGYDSVAVAADVELGGTDQKFNIAVGRDLQRYFGKSTQFGLLLPILLGTDGVQKMSKSLGNYVGLKENALSMYSKLEKTPDSLLKDYFELLTKLDLNELPDNPRECQKLLAIEVTSQFHGKDAALQAQQTAQQIVLQGDTTSGDSVPEYSLSEVEFPAKLFFVLGASGLCKSSGEGRRQIQGSAVRLDGDRITDVNATFSTAEELAGKVLQVGKKKFVRLIQ
- the ilvB gene encoding biosynthetic-type acetolactate synthase large subunit, with protein sequence MVSTSIPKSPQSIDLPQRRTGAFALIDSLRRHGVKHVFGYPGGAILPIYDELYRAEARGEISHILVRHEQAAAHAADGYARATGKVGVCFATSGPGATNLVTGIATAHMDSIPMVAITGQVGRAAIGTDAFQETDIFGITLPIVKNSYVVRHAEDMAQTIAEAFHIASTGRPGPVLVDIPKDVGLEKFDYVPVAPGKIRLSGYRPTVKGNPRQINAALSLISAAEKPLLYVGGGAVASDAHPQIRELAERFQIPVTTTLMGLGAFDEHHSLSVGMLGMHGTAYANFAVSECDLLLAVGARFDDRVTGKLDEFASRAKVIHIDIDPAEVGKNRTPEVPIVGDVRQVLEQMLERARESDYLTDTNRTRPWLQRIANWRKDYPLTAPRPEAGISPQEVIVEIGRQAPRAYYTTDVGQHQMWAAQFLKNGPRRWISSAGLGTMGYGLPAAMGAKVALPEEEVICISGDASFQMNPQELATLTQFGIKVKTVIINNGWQGMVRQWQQAFFGERYSSSNMEIGMPNFELLAQAYGIKGMIISDRGELESKIAEMLAHDGSVLVDVRVTRNENCYPMIAPGKNNAQMLGLPNANKLEGASTTNNCNKCGVENAASHNFCSECGTKL
- the trmB gene encoding tRNA (guanosine(46)-N7)-methyltransferase TrmB — protein: MPKLRVRQHVNPLTKKFQQPILLPDWNEIYSRSNRPLHLDIGCARGKFLLKLAQLHPETNFLGIEIRQSLVNSANHKKAKLNLSNLHYLFGNINNSAVPILKSFDNDVLKSVTIQFPDPWFKNKHHKRRVVQPDLVKTLSDYLVSGGTIFLQSDIKEVAQEMCDRFAANSLLVRQHQGWLETNPLEVPTERELFVLAQNKPVYRTLFAKA